In the genome of Hymenobacter taeanensis, one region contains:
- a CDS encoding alpha/beta hydrolase: protein MAAQENHLPVTRTARYYQLGILSGSTRRIWFVCHGYGQLAAYFIRHFTQLTDADPDLVVIAPEGLSRFYLQGTGGRVGATWMTREDRLTEIDDYVNYLNQLADLVLAETGLLVPVTVLGFSQGAATVSRWLSRAHFKPAHLILWAGAFPPDMEFPVATRLLQNLSVTLVCGDEDEFIRPEHVVQQQDFLRKLGVEAQILSFAGKHTLNGPILRRLAGLDQLPA from the coding sequence ATGGCAGCCCAGGAAAACCATTTGCCTGTTACCCGCACGGCACGCTATTACCAGTTAGGCATTCTGTCGGGAAGCACGCGGCGGATATGGTTTGTGTGCCATGGCTATGGGCAGCTGGCTGCGTATTTCATTCGGCACTTCACTCAACTCACCGACGCGGACCCTGATTTAGTTGTTATTGCTCCTGAGGGCCTCTCCCGTTTCTACCTGCAAGGCACGGGTGGGCGGGTGGGCGCCACCTGGATGACTCGCGAAGACCGCCTGACGGAGATTGACGACTACGTGAACTACCTCAACCAGTTAGCTGATCTGGTGCTTGCTGAAACCGGGCTTTTAGTGCCAGTAACAGTGCTGGGGTTCTCGCAGGGAGCCGCTACCGTGAGCCGGTGGTTGTCGCGGGCACATTTTAAGCCCGCTCATCTCATATTGTGGGCTGGCGCTTTTCCGCCCGATATGGAGTTTCCCGTGGCCACCCGCCTGTTACAGAACTTGTCGGTAACCTTGGTTTGCGGTGATGAGGATGAGTTTATCAGACCCGAACACGTAGTGCAGCAACAAGACTTTTTGCGCAAGCTGGGTGTAGAGGCTCAGATACTTTCCTTTGCCGGGAAGCATACACTAAACGGCCCCATTTTGCGCAGACTAGCTGGCCTGGATCAATTACCAGCGTGA
- the cdd gene encoding cytidine deaminase: protein MAHPLQLTITVEVTSEADLTPAETATWQAARAATNHAYAPYSHFHVGAALLLDDGTIFRGTNQENAAFPSGLCAERTALFGLAASQPERHIVGMAVVARPADGDFVAVSSCGACRQVMAEYEHRQQQAIPLLLPGPNGSIYRFRSLSDLLPFGFSAADLPEPRA from the coding sequence ATGGCCCATCCCCTACAGCTTACCATTACCGTTGAGGTAACATCCGAAGCCGACCTCACTCCCGCCGAAACTGCTACCTGGCAAGCGGCCCGTGCTGCTACCAACCACGCATACGCCCCCTACTCCCACTTTCATGTGGGCGCTGCTTTACTGCTGGATGATGGAACAATTTTTCGGGGTACCAACCAAGAAAACGCAGCGTTTCCCTCTGGCCTTTGCGCCGAGCGTACGGCGCTTTTTGGCTTAGCAGCCTCCCAACCAGAGCGCCACATTGTAGGAATGGCCGTAGTAGCCCGCCCCGCCGACGGAGATTTTGTGGCCGTTTCTTCTTGCGGTGCCTGCCGGCAGGTAATGGCTGAGTATGAGCACCGGCAGCAGCAAGCTATTCCGCTGCTGCTCCCCGGCCCCAATGGTAGCATCTATCGCTTTCGGTCGCTCTCCGATCTGCTCCCCTTCGGCTTTAGTGCCGCCGACCTACCGGAGCCCCGAGCTTAG
- a CDS encoding saccharopine dehydrogenase C-terminal domain-containing protein: protein MSYRMLLLGAGRSASSLINYLLHYAPQENWQLTVADVNPAHIAPVLAAHAQYARAVAFDIQNEARLEELVQEADLVISMLPALFHPLVARACVQYKRHLATASYVSEPIRELDLDAQQAGITLLMECGLDPGLDHMSAMQVIDEVRAQGGHIKSFKSYCGGLLAPDSEGENPWKYKFTWNPRNVVLAGQGTAKFKQNGHLRFIPYQQLFVQTEQIAVPGYGLFEGYANRDSLSYRAPYGLEDIPTILRGTLRQPGYCGGWSALVKLGLTDDSGPLGNPAEMSWKELMSAYLPTAPTAQESVPELVAKHLGLAQNSADMQRLHWLGLFTDEPVGLANATPAQLLEHLLTRKWRLEPTDRDMIVMQHLFEYELEGEYYVHTSSLVVLGDDSTHTAMAKTVGLPLGMAVRRLARGEVQQRGVVIPTQASLYTPILAELAEDFNIRFEEEKAIQAKRTVVSKAGA from the coding sequence ATGTCATATCGTATGTTATTGCTTGGGGCCGGGCGTTCGGCCTCTTCTCTTATAAACTACCTGCTGCACTACGCGCCCCAGGAAAACTGGCAACTGACCGTAGCAGATGTGAACCCCGCCCACATAGCGCCAGTATTAGCGGCGCATGCTCAATACGCCCGTGCCGTAGCCTTTGACATTCAGAATGAGGCTCGGCTGGAGGAACTGGTACAAGAGGCAGACCTGGTAATTTCTATGTTGCCAGCGCTCTTTCATCCCTTGGTTGCTCGGGCCTGCGTGCAGTATAAGCGCCATTTGGCTACTGCCAGCTATGTGAGTGAGCCTATTCGGGAGCTAGACCTTGATGCGCAGCAGGCTGGAATAACGCTACTCATGGAATGTGGCCTCGACCCCGGGCTCGACCATATGTCGGCTATGCAGGTTATTGACGAAGTGCGCGCCCAAGGCGGCCATATTAAAAGCTTCAAATCATACTGTGGGGGGCTGCTGGCTCCCGACTCAGAGGGTGAGAACCCCTGGAAATACAAGTTTACCTGGAACCCGCGCAACGTGGTGCTGGCTGGGCAGGGTACTGCCAAGTTCAAGCAAAACGGGCATTTGCGCTTTATCCCGTATCAGCAGCTGTTTGTGCAGACCGAGCAGATTGCGGTGCCGGGGTACGGACTGTTTGAGGGGTATGCGAACCGTGATTCATTGAGCTACCGCGCTCCGTATGGCCTAGAAGATATTCCTACCATTCTACGGGGTACGCTACGGCAGCCGGGGTATTGCGGGGGCTGGAGCGCTCTGGTCAAACTGGGCCTTACCGATGATTCTGGACCCTTAGGCAACCCCGCCGAGATGAGCTGGAAAGAACTTATGAGCGCCTATCTGCCCACGGCACCTACCGCACAAGAGTCAGTGCCTGAGTTGGTGGCCAAGCACCTGGGCCTGGCGCAAAATTCAGCAGATATGCAGCGCCTGCACTGGCTCGGCTTATTTACTGATGAGCCCGTAGGCCTAGCTAATGCCACCCCGGCCCAGCTGCTGGAGCATCTGCTCACCCGCAAGTGGCGGCTTGAGCCCACCGACCGGGATATGATTGTGATGCAGCATCTGTTCGAGTATGAGCTTGAGGGTGAATATTATGTTCACACATCTTCGCTCGTTGTACTCGGCGACGACAGCACGCATACGGCTATGGCCAAAACTGTAGGTCTGCCCCTGGGCATGGCCGTGCGCCGCCTGGCGCGGGGTGAAGTTCAGCAGCGAGGAGTAGTAATTCCTACCCAGGCCAGCCTATACACTCCGATATTAGCGGAGCTGGCGGAAGACTTCAACATCCGGTTCGAAGAGGAAAAGGCAATTCAGGCTAAACGCACTGTTGTAAGCAAGGCGGGTGCATAG